The Phormidium yuhuli AB48 DNA window TGATTATTCTGTTGGCGGTTCTGATTGGGGGGTTGGTGTATTATTTGCGGCTGTTGTGGCTTCCCTCTCCGTCAAGGAATCGTTCGACGCGGCCGCCGGTGAAGGTTCCTGAGAACAAGAGTGATGCGGCGTCGGTGAATCTCAAGGCGGTGCGATCGCAGGTTGAGCAAATCCAGGATGAGGTGGCGCGACAGGCTCTGCGGGCGCGATCGCAGGCGATTGAGTCGAATCTCTCTCAGGGTAACTTACAAGTGGTGGTCTTCGGCACCGGCTCGGCAGGGAAATCCTCCGTTGTCAATGCCATTTTAGGGCGAGTGGTGGGGCGAGTGAGTGCGCCGATGGGGACGACGACGGTGGGGGAAACCTATACGCTGAATCTACCGGGATTGGAACGGGAGATTTTGATTACGGATACTCCGGGAATCTTGGAATCGGGAATTGAGGGGAATGAACGGGGGGAGGTGGCTCGCCAATGGGCCACGGAGGCGGATTTGTTGTTGTTTGTGGTGGACAATGACTTGCGCCAGTCGGAATATGAACCGTTGCAGGTTCTGGCGGAGATTGGTAAACGCTCGATTGTGGCTTTTAATAAGGCGGATTTGTATGGGGAGGGCGATCGCGAGGTGATTTTAGCCCGCTTGCGGGCCCGCTTACGGGGAATTGTCCCCCCCAGTGACATTGTGGCGATTTCCGCGAACCCCCCGGTGGTGCGTCTCACCACTGGCGAGGCCTTTACTCCAGACCCTGAAATTATGCCTCTAATTCGTCGTATTGTGGCGGTATTGCGGGCGGAAGGGGAGGATTTACTGGCGGATAATATCTTGCTGCAATCCCAACGGTTGGGGGAGGAGGCCCGCCGTTTGTTGGATGGACAGCGGCGACGTCAGGCGATGAAAATTGTCGATCGCTATCAGTGGATTGGCGCGGGGGCGATCGCCATTACGCCACTTCCCGGAGTTGATTTATTAGCCACCGCCGCCGTAAATGCCCAAATGGTGGTGGAGTTAGGTAAAGTTTATGGCTGTGAATTGAACTTAGAACGGGGACGGGAGTTAGCCCTCTCGTTAGGTAAAACCCTCGCCAGTTTAGGGATTGTCAAAGGAGTCGTCCAACTGGTAGCCACGGGGTTACAGTTTCATATTGGAACCTTAGTCATTGGCAAAGCCATTCAAGGGGTGAGTGCGGCTTATCTAACACGCATTGCTGGGAAGAGTTTTATTGAGTATTTCCGCCAAGATGGGGATTGGGGAGATGGGGGGATTACGGAGGTCGTGCAACGTCAGTTTGAATTAACACAAAAAGAAGAATTTGTCAAGGCATTTATCAAAGATGCCGTCACGCGAGTGGTGGAACCCCTGCAACTGCAACGAAACGACTCCCCCCCAGCAGAAAAGGAACCCATCTGGCAACCGAGAGACATCCCCGCCAATCCCATCCCGGCCCCACCGCCGGCCAATAGAGAGGATTGGGGGTCGCCTCCTCCCGTGGATGATGGCTGGTAACACCTGACCGCCAGCGATGTCACCTCCCGCACAATGATAACTTAGACTCAAACCGCTAATTAGTCTTGGGATTTCTGGGATTTCTCAATCAGTTCTGTAATTTTCTCCGCCAGGACTGGGACATTAGGGTCTTGCAACATGAGCAAGTGGTCTCCGGGAATATCATAAATATCTAAGCCTCCCACCGCAATCTCGCGCCAACCATAGTAAGGGTCAATTTCGGTACCAACTTCGGCTTTACGGTCTTTGGCCCGAAATAGGGTCACTCTCCCTTGATAAGGTTGGGGGAAATGTTGTTTTTTAATCTTAATGTTAGTCTCTAGGCTAGCAATCATTTTCAAATCATTAGGAACAGGTTGCCCTAGACGTTGGTAAAGTTGTGCGCGAATGGCTTTGAATCGATATTTAATCCGTCCGAACCTAGATTTAAGCTTGCGAATCACATACCCCAATCCTTCTGCCTGAAATTTTTGCCAATGACCCGAGACACGAGACGAGGGTGGCAAATGTTTAACCCCTGTTCGGGCCGTTGTATCCAGCAGACCTATTAAGGCAACAGCTTCACCCTTTTTTTCTAACTGATAAGCCATTTCAAAAGCAACTCGTCCACCAATGGAAACTCCCAAAAAGTAGTAAGGTCCGTGGGGCTGAATTGTTTTGATATCTTCAATATAAATGGCTGCGAGTTCTTTGATTCCCTTAGACATTCCTTCCGGGTCACGTAACAAATCCCAAGTTACCCCGTAGAGCGGCTGATTATTTCCGAGATACTTCGCTAGAGGGCGATAGTAGTTGAGCCCTTTACCTAAAACATGAATCCCAAAAATTGGAGGTTTACTGCCATTCGGCTGGATTGAAATAATTGACGAACCCGCTAATTCTCCCGTTTCATCCCGTAAAGTGTTGGCAAATGCTTCAATGGTTGGATGTTGAAACAAAACTGAAATAGGGACAGAACGATTTAAGCATTTTTCAACTTCAGAGCATAGAGAAATCGCCAATAAAGAATGTCCACCGAGGTCGAAAAAATTATCTTTGACTCCGATTTTTTTCTGGTTTAAGCAGGCTTCCCAAATCCTGACTAGCTGTTGTTCCAACTCATCTTGAGGTGCCTTATAGGTGTTGCTCATTTCCCTGGAGATGTCTAACTGAGCTAGGGCTAGTTTATCGATTTTTCCATTGGGCGTTAAGGGCCATTCAGAAACCGCCACAAACCCTTGAGGAATCATGTAATAAGGTAATTTTTCGTTTAAAAACTCTCGAAGTTGAGACGTTTCAAAAGACGAGTTATGTTCGGGCAAACAGTAGGCAATCAGAGATTGGTTTAATTCTCCTTGTTTCAGTTCATGGTCTCGAACTAAAACAACCGCGTCCTGAATATCGCAATAGTCCGCCAGGACGGACTCAATTTCACGTAACTCAACGCGAAATCCTCGCACCTTAACCTGGTTGTCAATGCGACCTAGAATCTCAACATTACCATCCGCTCGATAGCGACCTAAATCACCGGTTTTATAAATTCTATCGTCTTGAGAGACATCAGACCCATGGCTAAAGAAATTTTGAACAAACTTTTTCTGAGTCAAAGCATCATCCTTTAGATACCCGAGAGCGAGATAGGGGGTTCGGATACAAATTTCACCAGCTTCTTCTAATCCAGCTAAAGAGCCACTTGAGGTGACCACTAAAAGCTGAACCCCATCAATACCCTGTCCAATGGGAATTTTTTGAGAGGATAAATCTCCCGCTTTAGGTACAATGTAATACCCCATTGCTTGGGGGGTTTCTGTTGCACCGTAAAAATTCACATTAGTCACGTCATCGTTCAAATTGTGACTGCGTTTAATATCTGCATCGGTTAAACAATCTCCACCCCAAAACAGATAGCGTAAGCTAGGCACTAAAGCTGAGTTAGATGAAGATGTTATGCCTTCAGCCAAAAGCATCCCCATGGCCGGCGTCAGATGTACGACGGTAATGGCCTGTTGTTGCATCCATTGAGTGAGTTTCCCACGGGTTTCGATGGTCTGCTGTTCGGGAATGACCAGGGTGGCTCCCAACCAAAGGGGGGTGAAGATATCTCGCAGTAGGGGGTCATGACTGAGGCCCGAGAGAAGCGAAAATCGGTCTTGTTCCCTTAAGCCAAACTGATGGCAATGCCAATCAATGAAATGAGATAGTGGTCGATGACTGCCAATAATTCCCTTCGGTTGACCTGTTGAACCAGATGTAAACGCAATATAGGCTTTATCATCAGCATCAATGGATGGGTAAGGTTGGCAATGATGAGTGTCTATCTCCTGTTGGAAGTCTTGATTGGGAGGATGGGGTAGAGAAACATAGGAAATTTTTGTCTCCTGCACAAAATTCTTAAGTTCTTGTGGCAAGTCTCCGGCACAACTGAGATGAATCAGTCCCTTTATGTCACTCAACTGACAACAATACTGTAAACGAGACACGGGGTAAGCTGAATCTAAAATTGTAAAACTTGCACCGATTTTAAGAATCCCCAGTAACGCGATAACCAAGTCCGCACTACGACTCGCATAAATGGCAATTGTATCTTGGTAACGAAGTCCTTGGTTTTGCAACTGCTGAGCCAGTTGCTCTGATAACTGATGTAGCTCCTGATAAGACCACTTCCTGTTACCCTCAATCAAAGCTACATGGTCAGGAACCCGTATCACTTGCTGGGAAAACCTATCGATGACTGATCCAACCCAGGTAGCTTGTAAAGGCTGCGTTGGATCGGGTAAATTATTGTTTAAAGGAGGGGTGGATGATGTCATAAGTTGGAAAAATCAATGAGAATTACAGTTTATTTTTGAGTTGGTTAGATTGGGGCTATTTTTTGATGACCTTAACCAGTTTACGGACAGAACGTCTTAAGTTGATTTTGTACGGATTGGGAAGCCATGGCAAGGCTTCGCTAAGGGAGGAGGCAAATTCTAATTTCGTGTCAGGGCTAGGTTTGAGTGAAATTTGGATTCGTTCTGTCAAGTGTGTGGGGGTATCAATCGAGAGAAAGGCTTGTTCTATGTTTTTAGAAACCTCTTGAGAGATGGCTGCCTGATTAGACTCCTTGAAATGACAAATGGTTGGATTGGTGTTAATTTCCCAAACCTGCATATTCTCTCCCCGAAAACTATAGTCAATTCGTCCGTATTGAATACGAGCTATTTTGAAAATAGCTTTGATTTGTTCAGCATGGGGATTCGTTTCGACGTACGTTTTATTTTCCTGTTCTCGCTGAGCTGTTTTTAATGAATTTGCTTTAACAACCCAGCCTTTTTGATAGCGGACGTGAACAGGAACAATTGTATTACCGAAGGCAAAGGCAGAATACTTTTTGAAGGTTCCCTGGTCATCCTGCGTATCACAAAACTCAATAATCACTTTATCTTGACGGCTTTCTCCTCGGTTTACCAGTTGTATGATTGCCTCGTCGAGTTCTTCACGAGTTTTTAAAAGTGGGGTTTGATTTCCTTTATGGTCATTTTCCCCTCTAATGAAGACTGGAAACTTTGCGTGGGAAAGGTCTTCCGTTAATCGGTAGATGTTAAACTGATTGCTGCCCTGGTTGTACAGTGTTTTGAGTAGCTCGTAGCGACACATTGACCATAACGGATGATTCAGTAGGCGAACTTGGTTATGCTTTTGTAGTTGGTTTGAGATCCAAGCTACCTCTTCAGTTTCTCGGGGCGACAAACGTTCAATGTCAGCGAAAATATAAGTTGCTAACGGAAGATTACGTTTTTTGAAGAGGTCTTCATAGGCAACTGGAATAATCTTAGAGCCTAGGGGTTGTCCCCAGGTCTCCAAGTACCAGTTTATTACATTCATATGAGTCCGAGTCGTGAGGTAAATTATCATCCTAGTGGTTCACTGAAGTTTGCTAAAAAAATATGTTTCGATACTTACTACAGTATTTTAGTCAGTTGACGGCGTAGACAAAACCGAATTAGGCGTCCAGGAACACGACTATTTTTTAAGGTATTACGCCTCAGAAAATTTCCTTTGAGGAACCGTGTAACCCCTTTGGCTCGGGCCTTAAACCGTATCGCTAGGGGGTTGTATTTTTCGGCATACCAAGGTGTCCAAGCTATCTCTCCCCAGAGAACATCAGCTTGGTGGCCTGGACTTAAGCCGTTTTGACGATGTTCGGGGTTGGGAATCCCACCATGTTCGCCATAGTTGCGGAAGGGGATAAAATTCTTGAACTTGTGCGATCGCAGGACTGAATCAAGTTCTGAGTCCCAGGTTGAATACACTTTCCTATTCGTTTCTTTGCCAATTTTTTCCGCAAACTCAAGCAAACAGCTTGCAGCTTTAGGACTAACAATATAGGCAACTGTTGATGTTGAAAATCCCTCAGCATATCCTTTTTCAGATACTCAATAGACTTGAGGTGCGCAGGTGTAAATCCAAGATACTCCAATGTTGTGGTTATCCTTGGAAAACGGAAGTGGTAACTTCCCAAACTCTTTAACAGGTACAAAATCAGCTTCAAGAATCAAGTTGAGCTGTTGACTCTCAGCCGATTTTTCCCACGCTCGGCAATGATTAAGAAGACAGCGATGACTCGCAGAAAACTCTCGATACTCGGGCTGATCCTCCTGCCTCAATACTTCACAATCAAAGCCTTCTTGCTTTAAATAAGCCTCTAACTGGTCTGTTGCTTCTTTATACGCAATAATAAACACCTTGTTGATACTTTCGACTAAAGTACTCATATCAATTATCTCTAAGTTTTAGAAGTTTATCGGTCATCACCCGCCTTTAGTCTGACCACCTCTCTCGCTTGTGGGAGAGCCTAGATGCTGCCACCCAGTCACGGTTGCGGTTACCTGGGTGAAAGGGTCTAGCTGCTGGGGTTCGGGGGTCTCAAGCGCCAGAACATTACTACAAAGTTAATTGCTGATTAGGAGAACCCACCCCAGCGTAGCACTGGAGAAAAAAAATGTCACTCTTGACGCTCCCCAATATCTAGGGTAGCTCGCTCTAGATATTGCGTTAGGCTGAAAGATAGCACACTTGAACGGAGTTGATATGCGACTACTACACACCATGCTACGGGTTGGCAACTTGGAGGAGTCCCTCAAGTTCTACTGCGATGTCTTGGGAATGAAACTCCTACGCCAGAAAGACTATCCCGGTGGCGAGTTCACCCTGGCTTTCGTTGGCTATGGCGATGAAGCGGACCATACGGTGATTGAGCTAACCTACAACTGGGGCGTCGACAGCTATGATATCGGCGACGGCTATGGCCATATTGCCCTGGGGGTGGATGATATCTACCAAACCTGTGATGCCATCCAACAACGGGGTGGTAAGGTGGTTCGTGAACCGGGGCCAATGAAACATGGCTCGACGGTGATTGCCTTCGTTGAAGACCCCACTGGCTATAAGATTGAGCTGATTCAACTGGGCACTCAGGGTTCGACTCAGGATGCCAAGGAAATGGCAGGCCGGTCGGCCTAGAACACTTCTCGAATGCCAAAAAGCCGCTAATCTCTCTAGATTAGCGGCTCTTTAGAGGGCGGACGATGGGACTCGAACCCACGAGTGGTGGAACCACAATCCACTGCCTTAACCACTTGGCTACGCCCGCCATGTTTTTTCAGCTTAACCATTATAACAAATCTGACGGGAAGCGCAAGAGGGTTGACCCGTTTTTTTGCCCCCTGATGTCTCCGCCCACAAAAAACCCTTCATCAACTCCATGGGACCCTTTCTCTGTGCGGTCACCGGCTCAAAAGCGACAGGCCTGTTCCGGCTCAATGGGACAAGTGGTGGTGTCCAGGGGATTATTCATTAAGGTCAAGCGATTGAGCGTTCCCAGACTCCCGAGAGGGCTGATATCGGCAATTTGGTTGTCTTCCAAGAACAAGGCGTTCAGTTGCATCAGTTCTCCGAGGGGACTAACATCGGTAATTTGGTTGCGGCCGAGAAATAACTCCCGCATATTTGACATCTGCGCCAGAGGACTCAAGTCCTGAATTTGATTGCCGCTTAAATCCAACTCATACAAATCGGGTAAGGCGGTAAACGGAGAGACATCGGTAATTTGATTGTCGCTCAGAGCAATCCACTCTAGCCGGTCTAACCCTGTCAGAGGACGTACATCAGACACTTGGTTGCGGCTGAGATCGATACCCTGGAGGCTAGAGAGGTTGGCTAGAGGGGACACATCCTGAATGCGGTTTCCATCTAGGAATAAAGAGGTGACGATGGGGAAGTTTTCCAGGGGGCTTAGGTTATCGATGTCATTATCGCGAGCCGTCAAGATGGTGAGGGTCTGATTATCCGCTAAAGCAGATAGATCAGAAATGCGATTACTATCGAGATTCAGTTGCTGCAACGGCAGCTCCCTTAGAGGTGCAATATCCCCAATCTGATTTCTCGATAGGAGTAAGATTTGTAGGCGGCTGAACTCCGCGAGGGGGGAAATATCGGCGATCGCATTGATACTGAGATCTAAACGAGTCAGGTGAGCCAAACTCCTGAGAGGGGACAAATCCGAGAGGTCCTGCACACTCAAGTTCAGGTCGTTGGTTTTCGCCAACACCTGAGCCGCCTGGGTACAATCCTGCGTCTGAGCCACCGCCAACAGAGCATTGAGAGTCTGTTGAGCCTCCCCATCAAGCTGTTGTGACTGACATAGGGCCTCAAACGCCTCCAGGGACTCCTCTGGAGATTGAGCCAGTCCCTCTTGAGGACTTACAACCAGGGCAACCAGGCCCACTAGCAGACCGAACTGCGATCGCACTGAGAATGTCAACATGAACTCATTCTAAATCTCGAACAGTGAACAACTAGCCGATGGTCTTACTCCTTCAATCGCTGGTAGAGGCTTTCCGCCAAATCCAGAAGATTCAGTAACTGTTGCCACTCCGCTGCGTCCCCCTTAGAACTGTGGTGGCGATGCTGTCGCAAGGACTGTTTCAATTGACTGAGTAACTGTCCCGGTTGGGGCAGATCCTCTGACGCAGAATCAGACCCCGTTGGCTCCTTTCCCGAACCTGGGGGCGCCGCCTGGGGGTGAAAATCTTTAGCGGTTGGGTGTTCTAAGAGCTGCTGAGCCCGTCCTGAGAGACTAAGGCTGCGGGCCGACAGATTATCTGGAAGTTGAGGTAAATCCGAAAGATACACCTGAGCCAGTTCAAGAAACAACGTCCGCACATCTGCCGTCCAGGCTAACTCCTGAACCTGGGACCACTGAGACTCTGCTAACCCGCGATCGCGTGCTGAATCCAGGAGCTGAGTGGCTTTCTCCGCCGTTGGGCGAACCTTTTGAGCCAGATGCATCGGCAATTTAGGAACATCCCCCAAACAGGAGCGGGCTAACTCAAGCAGGAGTTGTCGGACGTCTTCCACCCAGTGATACTCTGAGGGCTGCCAGTTTAAGTTGGTCATGTCACGCACAGTTTACGGATTTACCTACAACGTTACCTACAAACACATCAAGAAACGACTCAAAACGCGCGATCGCCCCTTAGCCGATCTCACAAACCGCTGCCTCAACAGCATACAACGCCATCCCCACCCTTCCGAGATCAGATTAGGACTACTTATCTGTGAGTTTCCAGACACCATCCCAATCCTCACTCGGCGGTTGTTGTTCAAACAACATACACCGTTCCACATGCAGTTTGGCCGCCTTGTTCTTACTATCCAAGGCTAAGACCTGTTCAAAGGCCTCACGGGCTTGATGGAACGACTGCTTCGACTTCGCTTGATACGGAGGACGAGCCAAGTCTACCAGTTTCTGAAGCTTAGCCCCAGACAGTTCCAACCCCTCTTCCTCCAGCATCTGTCGCACTTCCGGGAAGCCTGTAAACTGCTGCACCTTCGCCAGCCACAGCTTTTTACGAACCCGGGGGGTAATCTGTTTGAGCTTAAAGGGGAGCAAACGGTGCAAGTCCGCATCCGATAACTCATCCAGATTCTCCGTCACCAACAGACGCTTGAGCGTTTCCTCTCCCAGCACCTCCAGTAACTCCGACCGAGACAAGGTCCCTAAGAGGTCTCGTAAGAGTTTATCCCCATCAAAGGAAACCTCTTGCACCGCCTCATCAGACAAGTCCTCCAACTCCTCCAGTAACGGCATCATCTCCTCCATAGACAGCTTCTCCAAGGCCGGTTGTAGATAATGGCGGCGACCTTCATAGTAAAGGTCAATAATCTGCTGCTGAACCTCAGAAATCGGGCGAGCCAGGTCTCCCTCCCGAATCCCAACGAGCTCATAAATCTTGACCGGGCGGGTTTTTCCTTTCACGGTAATGAAGTCCAACTCCCGCACAACAATCCGATCGGCATTGGGTAAATAAGTTTGCTCACTAATCACCAAATCCACCCCATATTGTTTACTGGTTCCCTCCAAACGCGAGGCTAAGTTCACCCCATCCCCAATTGAAGTCAGTTCCATCCGTTTGCTAGAGCCAATGTTTCCACTCACCACACTATCGGAATGGATGCCAATTCCAATTTGAATTGCTAACTTGCCTTCATTGATGCGTTTCTGGTTAAACTCCTCCAAGCGGTAACGCATCAAAATAGCCGACTGAATCGCACACCATTCACAGTTCTCCAAGGGTGCCGGAGAGCCAAACACGGCCATCAGAGCATCCCCAATGTATTTATCGAGGGTTCCCCCATATTGGAAGACCGCATCCACCATTTCCTCGAAATACTCATTGAGCATTAACACCACTTCTTCTGGCTGTAATTTCTCCGTTAAAGTGGTGTAACTGCGGATATCGGAAAAGAGAACCGAGACATGTTTCCGCTTTCCGCCGAGCCCCGTATCCCCACTGGCTAGCAGCGCCTCTGCCACTTCCGGAGTCATGTACTTATACATCAAGTTCTTGACTTCCATTTCGTCGCTGATATCCTCTAGAACCACCAAGGCCCCATTTACTTTTTTCGGGTCTGTCACATCGGGCATCGAGTTAATCGTTAAGTTAACACTTTGCCCCGTGACCGCCGTTTCAATTTCTAAAATTTGGTTAGGATAGTATTGTTGGCGGTCTTTCTCATCTTGCGGATGTAGAGCGGCTTCAAACCATTCTGAAAACTTCCCTTCTCGCAGGGTAATCATCTGCCTGAGATTCAAGCCTTCGATAATCGCCTCTTCTTCAAAGCCTAACAGGGTCTTCGCACATTCATTAGCCGCCACGATATCCCCCTGACGATCCGTTGAAATGACTCCGTTTGTCAAGCTCCGGAGAATATCTTTTTGTCGCTGTTCTTGTTGTTTGACCGTTTCAAACAGTTTCGCGTTTTGTAGCGCGACCCCAGCCTGAATATTGAACGCCTGCATGAACTCCTGATCCGTGCGGTTAAAACTGGCTTTCCACTGTTCTGGAGGTTGGGGCCAATCTTCAGGATCGTAATCTGGATATTCGCCTTGTTTTTTCTTGTTAATCAGTTGCGTCACCCCAATCAGTTCATCGTCGGAGTTAAACACCGGCATACAGAGCATACTACAGGTGCGGTAGCGAGTTTTTTGGTCTGTTTTTTTCGAGGTTTCCGATCGCGGATCATCATAGATATCAAAGGGAATTAACAAGGGTTCCCCAGACTCCGCCACCATCCCCGCAAAACCCGCATTGCGAGGAATCCGCAGTTCTCCGACTCCAGGAATTTTTGTCCAGAGTTCCCCTTTTTCCTCGTCAATGAGCCAGAGGGTAGAGCGATCGGCATTCATGAGGTTTTTGGCCTCACTCATCACTCGATTGAGAGTGTCTTCAAGATCTAGACTACTCTTACTCAGAGAGTTGACAGCACTCATTAAGGCTGAGGCGGCCCGTTGTTTTTGGGTAGCGGCGTAGAAGGACTTAGAGGATTCAAGAATCAGGCGAATGGAGGGAGCAAACTCCCGAAAGACCTGTTCATCGTCTGAGGTAAAGCCCACTGGATCAATTTTCTGATCGAGGGGAGTTTCGGGCTGGTCGAGATCCGGCTGTATTTTATTGATCAGTTGCACCACCGCCACCAAGTCCTGAGTTTCCTCATTGAGCAGGGGCATCGTCAACATGGTGTAGGTTCGATAGTTATTCTTTTTATCGAACTTTTTAGCTGTTTCTGAGCGGGGATCGTCGTAGAAGTCATAGGGGATATTCACCACTTTTTTACCCGTGGCAGCTTCCCCAGCAATTCCCACTGTGGCCGGAAAACGAATTTCTAAAGCATTCCCTTTTTCGTCTTTGGCAATCAGGGTAAATAGTTCGTTTTTTTCCTCATCTAGGAGAAAAATTGTGGTGCGATCCGCGTGCAACAGTTCCCCCGTTTTGAGGGCAATGGAGCGCAACATCTCATCGAGGATGGAATCGAACCCCTGACTGTCGAGTAAACTATCGAGCATCCCTAGGGTCTGATTGACCACCCGCAGTTTATCTTCAACCCCCCGCACCACGTCGGTGAACTTATCTCGGTTCAAGGGGGCAAGGAAGGCGCCAAAACTGCCCTTGGTGGTGGTCAAGGCGCCGCTGCTACTGTTGGGGGAGTCCTGATGGGGAGAGGATGCACGACGGCCATCCTGACCGTGAGGCGTGACATCGATAGTCGCGTCGGTGTGAGAGACGGAAGTGTTAGGAGATGCTGATGTCATAACTCTTTGGGTGACGCTGGTACTCGACTAAGTGAGGCAACTGTCGGCACAGATGCCGGCTAAGACCGGATCCGAGAGAAGATGAACCTGTTCAAGATGAACGAAAACTGGAGATAGCTGATTTTAGCTCATCACCAGTGTACCCTTCTCTCGCTTTCGCCGCAGTGGCGTGGATACCAATCTACTTCGGCTGAATCAATTGGGGACGACCCACCCTTGTTAGTTATTATCCGCTACGTTGCACGGCTCGTCGTACCGAGCGTCACATTTTGGACAACCATTGTTGGCAACGTTGCCACAAATTCGGTTTGGGGAGAGCTTAGGGGGCCGGGGGTTGGTACAGCTCCCGTCGCAGCCGCTCGGCTCGGCTCAAGAGGGAGTTGGCAAAGGCATTGGCGGCTTCTTGGGTGGCGCTAGAGTCAAAATCATCCTGATGCTGACCACTCACCAGTTGGGCCAGTTCTTGACAGCGTTGCTCATGATTGAGCGATCGCACCTCAATGCGAGTTCGCGCCGTTTCTCCCTGCTGGG harbors:
- a CDS encoding amino acid adenylation domain-containing protein, which encodes MTSSTPPLNNNLPDPTQPLQATWVGSVIDRFSQQVIRVPDHVALIEGNRKWSYQELHQLSEQLAQQLQNQGLRYQDTIAIYASRSADLVIALLGILKIGASFTILDSAYPVSRLQYCCQLSDIKGLIHLSCAGDLPQELKNFVQETKISYVSLPHPPNQDFQQEIDTHHCQPYPSIDADDKAYIAFTSGSTGQPKGIIGSHRPLSHFIDWHCHQFGLREQDRFSLLSGLSHDPLLRDIFTPLWLGATLVIPEQQTIETRGKLTQWMQQQAITVVHLTPAMGMLLAEGITSSSNSALVPSLRYLFWGGDCLTDADIKRSHNLNDDVTNVNFYGATETPQAMGYYIVPKAGDLSSQKIPIGQGIDGVQLLVVTSSGSLAGLEEAGEICIRTPYLALGYLKDDALTQKKFVQNFFSHGSDVSQDDRIYKTGDLGRYRADGNVEILGRIDNQVKVRGFRVELREIESVLADYCDIQDAVVLVRDHELKQGELNQSLIAYCLPEHNSSFETSQLREFLNEKLPYYMIPQGFVAVSEWPLTPNGKIDKLALAQLDISREMSNTYKAPQDELEQQLVRIWEACLNQKKIGVKDNFFDLGGHSLLAISLCSEVEKCLNRSVPISVLFQHPTIEAFANTLRDETGELAGSSIISIQPNGSKPPIFGIHVLGKGLNYYRPLAKYLGNNQPLYGVTWDLLRDPEGMSKGIKELAAIYIEDIKTIQPHGPYYFLGVSIGGRVAFEMAYQLEKKGEAVALIGLLDTTARTGVKHLPPSSRVSGHWQKFQAEGLGYVIRKLKSRFGRIKYRFKAIRAQLYQRLGQPVPNDLKMIASLETNIKIKKQHFPQPYQGRVTLFRAKDRKAEVGTEIDPYYGWREIAVGGLDIYDIPGDHLLMLQDPNVPVLAEKITELIEKSQKSQD
- the gloA gene encoding lactoylglutathione lyase, with amino-acid sequence MRLLHTMLRVGNLEESLKFYCDVLGMKLLRQKDYPGGEFTLAFVGYGDEADHTVIELTYNWGVDSYDIGDGYGHIALGVDDIYQTCDAIQQRGGKVVREPGPMKHGSTVIAFVEDPTGYKIELIQLGTQGSTQDAKEMAGRSA
- a CDS encoding adenylate/guanylate cyclase domain-containing protein — protein: MTSASPNTSVSHTDATIDVTPHGQDGRRASSPHQDSPNSSSGALTTTKGSFGAFLAPLNRDKFTDVVRGVEDKLRVVNQTLGMLDSLLDSQGFDSILDEMLRSIALKTGELLHADRTTIFLLDEEKNELFTLIAKDEKGNALEIRFPATVGIAGEAATGKKVVNIPYDFYDDPRSETAKKFDKKNNYRTYTMLTMPLLNEETQDLVAVVQLINKIQPDLDQPETPLDQKIDPVGFTSDDEQVFREFAPSIRLILESSKSFYAATQKQRAASALMSAVNSLSKSSLDLEDTLNRVMSEAKNLMNADRSTLWLIDEEKGELWTKIPGVGELRIPRNAGFAGMVAESGEPLLIPFDIYDDPRSETSKKTDQKTRYRTCSMLCMPVFNSDDELIGVTQLINKKKQGEYPDYDPEDWPQPPEQWKASFNRTDQEFMQAFNIQAGVALQNAKLFETVKQQEQRQKDILRSLTNGVISTDRQGDIVAANECAKTLLGFEEEAIIEGLNLRQMITLREGKFSEWFEAALHPQDEKDRQQYYPNQILEIETAVTGQSVNLTINSMPDVTDPKKVNGALVVLEDISDEMEVKNLMYKYMTPEVAEALLASGDTGLGGKRKHVSVLFSDIRSYTTLTEKLQPEEVVLMLNEYFEEMVDAVFQYGGTLDKYIGDALMAVFGSPAPLENCEWCAIQSAILMRYRLEEFNQKRINEGKLAIQIGIGIHSDSVVSGNIGSSKRMELTSIGDGVNLASRLEGTSKQYGVDLVISEQTYLPNADRIVVRELDFITVKGKTRPVKIYELVGIREGDLARPISEVQQQIIDLYYEGRRHYLQPALEKLSMEEMMPLLEELEDLSDEAVQEVSFDGDKLLRDLLGTLSRSELLEVLGEETLKRLLVTENLDELSDADLHRLLPFKLKQITPRVRKKLWLAKVQQFTGFPEVRQMLEEEGLELSGAKLQKLVDLARPPYQAKSKQSFHQAREAFEQVLALDSKNKAAKLHVERCMLFEQQPPSEDWDGVWKLTDK
- a CDS encoding leucine-rich repeat domain-containing protein, translating into MLTFSVRSQFGLLVGLVALVVSPQEGLAQSPEESLEAFEALCQSQQLDGEAQQTLNALLAVAQTQDCTQAAQVLAKTNDLNLSVQDLSDLSPLRSLAHLTRLDLSINAIADISPLAEFSRLQILLLSRNQIGDIAPLRELPLQQLNLDSNRISDLSALADNQTLTILTARDNDIDNLSPLENFPIVTSLFLDGNRIQDVSPLANLSSLQGIDLSRNQVSDVRPLTGLDRLEWIALSDNQITDVSPFTALPDLYELDLSGNQIQDLSPLAQMSNMRELFLGRNQITDVSPLGELMQLNALFLEDNQIADISPLGSLGTLNRLTLMNNPLDTTTCPIEPEQACRF
- a CDS encoding YcjF family protein → MPLSRLLTLIAGVVVILAMTIWLITSLNWLYSQIAWSASPFLANLLLLLLIILLAVLIGGLVYYLRLLWLPSPSRNRSTRPPVKVPENKSDAASVNLKAVRSQVEQIQDEVARQALRARSQAIESNLSQGNLQVVVFGTGSAGKSSVVNAILGRVVGRVSAPMGTTTVGETYTLNLPGLEREILITDTPGILESGIEGNERGEVARQWATEADLLLFVVDNDLRQSEYEPLQVLAEIGKRSIVAFNKADLYGEGDREVILARLRARLRGIVPPSDIVAISANPPVVRLTTGEAFTPDPEIMPLIRRIVAVLRAEGEDLLADNILLQSQRLGEEARRLLDGQRRRQAMKIVDRYQWIGAGAIAITPLPGVDLLATAAVNAQMVVELGKVYGCELNLERGRELALSLGKTLASLGIVKGVVQLVATGLQFHIGTLVIGKAIQGVSAAYLTRIAGKSFIEYFRQDGDWGDGGITEVVQRQFELTQKEEFVKAFIKDAVTRVVEPLQLQRNDSPPAEKEPIWQPRDIPANPIPAPPPANREDWGSPPPVDDGW